Proteins from a single region of Sphingomonas sp.:
- a CDS encoding cellulase family glycosylhydrolase yields MVTRRTILGIGAALAALPAAAVPPPFVRREGTTLTLGGKPYRFAGANLWYGPWLGARADFGNRARLARELDALAALGVTNLRILASAETSPLKNAVSPAFRTAGASWNPDLLDGLDHLLAQLEARGMRAVLYLTNFWEWSGGMMTYLTYVNGGKFIDMNDPAHPWPEFPDMTAQFYANAEAVKLYHDYVASIVRRYAGIPTVMAWQLANEPRPGGSDRIAEPLLPAYYAWIQSTAKLIKSIAPNQLVSTGSEGLKGSIERAAVYKAAHVFPEIDYVTAHIWPLNWSWVSAQDIPGTHDAATKKVAEYIAQHIGLATELGKPLVIEEFGYPRDGGGYDPASSTAYKDRYYRQIYEAVEANPIIAGSNFWAWNGEGRALHGDHRFRPGDTAWLGDPPHEPQGWYGVFDSDATTVAVIKAHAKLLAAS; encoded by the coding sequence ATGGTCACTCGCAGGACGATTCTCGGCATCGGCGCGGCGCTCGCCGCCCTCCCGGCCGCCGCCGTACCCCCTCCCTTCGTCCGCCGCGAGGGCACGACCCTCACCCTCGGCGGCAAGCCCTATCGCTTCGCCGGCGCCAATTTGTGGTACGGCCCCTGGCTCGGCGCCCGCGCGGATTTCGGCAACCGCGCGCGCCTCGCCCGCGAGCTCGACGCGCTTGCCGCCCTTGGCGTCACCAACCTCCGCATCCTCGCCTCCGCCGAAACCTCGCCGCTCAAGAACGCCGTCAGCCCCGCCTTCCGCACCGCCGGCGCCTCCTGGAACCCCGATCTGCTCGACGGTCTCGACCATCTCCTCGCCCAACTCGAAGCGCGCGGCATGCGCGCGGTGCTGTACCTCACCAATTTCTGGGAATGGTCGGGCGGCATGATGACCTACCTCACCTATGTGAACGGCGGGAAGTTCATCGACATGAACGATCCCGCGCACCCCTGGCCCGAATTCCCGGACATGACCGCGCAGTTCTACGCAAATGCGGAGGCGGTGAAGCTCTACCACGACTATGTCGCCTCGATCGTCAGGCGCTATGCCGGCATCCCCACGGTCATGGCCTGGCAGCTCGCCAACGAGCCCCGCCCCGGCGGCAGCGACAGGATCGCCGAGCCGCTGCTGCCGGCCTATTACGCCTGGATCCAGTCGACCGCGAAGCTGATCAAGTCGATTGCGCCCAACCAGCTCGTCTCCACCGGCAGCGAAGGCCTCAAGGGCTCGATCGAGCGCGCCGCAGTCTACAAGGCAGCGCACGTCTTCCCCGAGATCGATTACGTCACCGCTCATATCTGGCCGCTCAACTGGAGCTGGGTCAGCGCACAGGACATCCCCGGCACCCACGACGCGGCCACCAAGAAGGTCGCGGAATATATTGCCCAGCATATCGGCCTCGCCACCGAACTCGGCAAACCGCTGGTGATCGAGGAATTCGGCTATCCCCGCGACGGCGGCGGCTACGATCCAGCGTCCTCGACCGCCTATAAGGACCGCTACTACCGCCAGATCTACGAAGCCGTGGAGGCCAACCCGATCATCGCCGGCTCGAACTTCTGGGCCTGGAACGGCGAAGGCCGCGCCTTGCATGGCGACCACCGCTTCCGCCCCGGCGACACCGCCTGGCTCGGCGACCCCCCGCACGAGCCGCAGGGCTGGTACGGCGTGTTCGACAGCGACGCGACCACTGTGGCCGTCATCAAGGCCCATGCCAAGCTGCTGGCAGCATCCTGA
- a CDS encoding recombinase family protein, which produces MVIKWGTAKDDKSGEKPLKRAAEYVRMSTDHQKYSTDNQTAEIRAYAERRGFEIVRTYADEGKSGLSIDGRDSFQRLLTDIQNGDADFEAVLVYDVSRWGRFQDPNESAHYAWLCKSAGIALHFCAEQVENDGSMGSSIVTTVKQVMAGEYSRELSVKVFKGQCRLITLGYRQGGTPGYGLRRMLVDEHGTQKGLLDRGEHKSIATDRVVLVEGPDEEVAIVREIYRQFVEDQRSERQIADWLNAQGIMSDLERPWSRGTVHQILINEKYAGHNVWGRTSFKLKTKHVRNDPSEWIRHDSAFPAIVPQALFDAARLIIDQRSQRLSDDEMLALLGEIFAKNGSLSGLIIDECEDGPSSSAYQSRFGSLLRAYSLVGYVPDHDYRYLEINRALRRMHPSIVKDVIEGVHAAGGTAIQNLENDTLLINEEITASIVIARCKLTRGGSHRWKIRLDESLRPDITICVRMDEDNMNAHDYYILPRMTLAEGVLRLADHNGLSLDAFRFESLEGFFTLTERAPFRKAA; this is translated from the coding sequence ATGGTCATAAAGTGGGGGACGGCAAAAGACGATAAGTCTGGAGAAAAGCCGCTTAAGCGCGCAGCCGAATATGTCCGCATGTCCACGGACCATCAGAAATATTCGACTGATAATCAGACAGCGGAAATCCGAGCCTATGCCGAGAGGCGCGGGTTTGAGATTGTCCGCACCTATGCCGACGAGGGGAAAAGTGGCCTGAGCATCGATGGGCGCGATTCCTTCCAGCGGCTTTTAACGGACATCCAGAACGGCGATGCCGACTTTGAAGCGGTCCTCGTCTATGACGTGAGCCGCTGGGGACGTTTTCAAGACCCCAACGAATCCGCGCATTACGCATGGCTTTGCAAAAGCGCAGGTATCGCCCTTCATTTCTGCGCCGAGCAGGTCGAGAATGACGGATCGATGGGATCGTCCATCGTAACCACCGTCAAACAGGTGATGGCGGGCGAATATAGCCGTGAGCTGTCGGTTAAGGTGTTCAAGGGGCAATGCCGCCTCATCACCCTTGGCTATCGGCAAGGCGGCACTCCCGGCTACGGATTGCGCCGGATGCTTGTCGATGAGCACGGCACGCAGAAAGGTTTGCTTGATCGCGGCGAGCATAAGAGCATCGCAACGGATCGCGTCGTGCTGGTTGAAGGGCCAGACGAAGAGGTTGCCATCGTCCGCGAAATCTATCGTCAGTTCGTCGAGGACCAGCGCTCCGAACGACAGATCGCCGACTGGCTGAACGCACAAGGAATCATGTCCGACCTTGAACGTCCGTGGTCGCGCGGCACGGTCCACCAGATTCTCATCAACGAAAAATATGCCGGTCACAATGTCTGGGGGCGCACGTCCTTCAAGCTGAAAACCAAGCATGTCCGCAACGATCCATCAGAATGGATCAGACACGATTCTGCGTTTCCCGCCATCGTGCCACAGGCGCTTTTCGATGCGGCACGGCTCATCATCGATCAGCGGTCGCAGCGCCTTTCCGATGACGAGATGCTGGCTTTGCTTGGCGAAATTTTCGCGAAGAACGGTTCACTCTCAGGCCTTATCATCGACGAGTGCGAGGACGGCCCATCGAGCAGTGCCTACCAATCGCGCTTTGGCAGTTTGCTCCGGGCCTACTCCTTGGTCGGATACGTTCCCGACCATGATTACCGCTATCTCGAAATCAATCGCGCGCTGCGGCGGATGCACCCGTCCATCGTTAAAGACGTGATCGAAGGCGTGCATGCGGCGGGCGGCACCGCGATTCAGAATCTCGAAAACGACACGCTGCTTATCAACGAAGAGATCACCGCATCGATCGTGATTGCGCGGTGCAAACTTACGCGGGGCGGAAGCCACCGCTGGAAAATTCGGCTCGATGAAAGTCTTCGCCCCGACATCACCATCTGCGTCAGAATGGACGAGGATAATATGAACGCACACGACTATTATATTTTGCCGCGCATGACGCTCGCGGAAGGCGTCCTGCGGCTCGCCGACCACAACGGATTGTCGCTCGACGCTTTCCGCTTTGAATCGCTGGAAGGCTTCTTCACGCTCACTGAGCGCGCCCCATTCCGTAAGGCGGCATGA